Part of the Coregonus clupeaformis isolate EN_2021a chromosome 31, ASM2061545v1, whole genome shotgun sequence genome, tgtggacaactacaaatatctaggtgtctggttagactataaactctccttccagactcacattaagaatctccaatccaaagttaaatctagaatcggtttcctatttcgcaacaaagcctccttcactcatgctgccaaacatgccctcgtaaaactgactatcctaccgatccttgacttcggcgatgtcatttacaaaatagcctccaacactctactcagcaaattggatgtagtctatcacagtgccatctgttttgtctccaaagccccatataatacccaccactgtgacctgtacgctcttgttggctggtcctcactacatattcgtcgccaaacccactggctccaggccatctataaatcactgctaggcaaatccccaccgtatcttagctcattggtcaccatagcaacacccacccgtattctgcgctccagcaggtatatctcactggtcatccccaaagccaacacctcctttggccgcaattccttccagttctctgctgccaatgactggaacaaattgcaaaaatctctgaagctggagacacttatctccctcactaactttaagcatcagttgtcagagcaccttaccgatcactgcacctgtacacagcccatctgaaattagcccgcccaactacctcatccctatattgttatttattttgctcatttgtaccccagtatctctatttgcacaacatctcttgcacatctatcattccagtgttaatacaaattgtaattattttgcactatagcctatttattgccttacctcaataacttgctacatttgcacacactgtatatatatatgtatttctgttgtatttttgactttgttttgttttaccccatatgtaactctgtgttgttgtttttatcgcactgctttgctttatcttggccaggtcgcagttgtaaatgagaacttgttctcaactggtttacctggttaaataaaggtgaaataaaataaataaaaaggtgtgccttcttaaaatgtaatttgtggaatttctttccttcttaatgcgtttgagccaatcagttgtgttgttacaaggttggggggtatacagaagatagccctatttagtaaaagaccaagtccatattatggcaagaacagctcaaataagcaaaaagaaacgacagtccatcattactttaagacatgaagtgctggtgacactgtctgtgatttatttagaattcaaggcacacttaaccagcatggctaccacagcattctgcagcgatatgccatccatctggtttgggcttagtgggacttacatttgcttttcaacaggacaatgacccaacatacctccaggctgtgtaagggctattttaccaagaaggagagtgatggagtgcttcatcaaatgacctggcctccacaatcccccgacctcaaccaaattgagatggtttgggatgagtcggaccgcagagtgaaggaaaagcagataCCTAGGGGCTGAGTTCGTGATAATTCTGTCGACCAGACCAAGTTGAATTAATACTACTCTTTTTTTCCAGATAGCCAGCCTAGCTGCTTAAAATGCTCGacctccagatgagtatgagcagggagtttaagtacaattcttacaagcttgttttGGCAGGTCCGTaacttattctttagatgtttgtgGCTGttggtgaaccatgatgtgcaggcataatcaaagtgacactggactagaGCACTAGCCAGAGTCTTTAGGGTGTGTATAAAtacgtttccatccaattggcgacagattttcatgcgaatattctaaaatctgtataaaaacaatatgtacATTTTCCCATCAGAGTTGTATTTCCATCCATGATGACAGACAGCGCATctcagtatcagaagtaaaagTAGAATTTTGTGCGTACTTGAACACAATAATGCAATTATTAATTGTGGTGTTGTAGGttagtctaggtaggataattgtacattgtccctaaacaagatccataggggagctttttgagctgcATGTCTCATGTCTCACTGTTCTTTCATGAGCAATGATGCACCTGGCCTCTccgctgcctatcagctattcctattTGCTCTTGTGGATTCATGTTGAAAATGTATGCAGCTTTGAATGGTTTTATGTGTGGTATGgttgctagttagcctattgcagatctgtACAAAAgatccacctaccactattgtcactatgaatggtggatagagggcaggatagacagttagactggctAATAATAATTATAGTAGTATAGTAAAAGTTAGCTTGTGGAAAAGCATAGTGTATGtgggaagtaccaaaacaccttgatatagtGGAGGCAcatgcaagcagatgaggaaaGGTGGCTAGGATGGATGAAATgatatagtaaaacctgcaaaagagcGAATGTAAACCAGGAAAgaaaacgcactaccctcccaTGTGCCCAAGGCTGCTTGTTTACACATTTGGAaacatgcagccttgtttacaaattCGAACACTGGAATGAAATCTACCCCACGATTAgaatgatagaaatcctcatttcGTTTAATGACTTTTCATTTTGAGCATAATTATTTCTacatagcctacactttctcgttcttAACTTCTAACGCCAGTGGGGCGGGTGTTGCTTCTTGACAGTGAACAAGAGCAGCTGTTTACGGATTTGACACCTCCAACACCTTCTAAACATCAGCTATAATGCAGGTGTCGGCTATGGCCAGTTAACGCATGATCCGATTTAGTTTAGTAGATACCCTGCTACCCTGGTGAGCTTCCCGCTTGTCTTAAACTGTAAATCACGTTGGGTTTAATAACCTCTACAACTCTTCACTAAACACCCTTCGTCTAAATAGCAGGGCTCTCTGCAGCTGAATTTCCCCAACTCTTGTTTGTTACCCCCTGCATACCACACAGTCTAAGAACAACGCACATTAACTTATTTTCCAAGATTAAAATCAGTCTCTTGAATACAAATATATGGCTAGCTATAATTACATTTCCCCTTCAACTGCGGCTGCTGTGTCAACAACCTTGGGCTTTTCTGTTCCTATTGTATGTGATACAATGGATTTTTTCCACTCTCCAAACTCACTAAAATGTAAGGCCTTCAATTAAATGTTGAAATTGCAAATCTGTCTAGTCTACTACCCATGGACATTCTTTAGAGGGACACTGATTGAACTATGTTTAGTTATTTGGAGCACCTAGGCTCGAAGGCAAGTTTCAATCGATAGCCATTAAATGTATATACCATGACTTCAAAACATCATGAATAGAACAGAGACATTGTTTTTGGGAACTAAATTCCAAGACATCGACAATTATTCTATGGGCCTACGTCAATCATCCTAAATGTGACGACCACTCTGAACGCTTTGGATATGTGGTAGGTTAGTTGTGTTTGTGGTAATGTGGTGCCATCTTTAGGTAAAATGTAAACATTACATGTTTTTAACCAATCCTCTTTCGCTTCTCTACTAATAACCAATTATACAGAATTCTCTTTCatatgttttttttataacaaagaaAGCAACACCTACAGAGAACAACACAAAAACGTAATTATTCAACAATCTCACATTGCCATTCATTATACAGGTACTGAGTACTGCTGTAGAGTTAAATGAAGCATGATGAGTCCTGACTTTCTAGTTACTAAGTCCGTCTCCGCAATGACAATTTAAACCAAGGATTACTAGCAGTCAAATCCTTGCTTCTTCCTCATTTCCTCACCTCTCTCAAAGTGCATTGAAGTAGAGGATCCAAGGTCTCTCCTCAGGTGGCCTCCTCCAATGAGCTTTGAGAGGAATTGTGGAAAACAATAGCCAAGGATTTCACAGCTAGTAACATTCAGACAGTCTTTATCTGTGGCagcatcaatgcaaatgcataCAATTGAACCATTCCCAAATGTACACTTTTATTAAAAGTCAAACATTTACAAATAATGGTGGAACAGTTCAGTAGCTCTTGGTGGTCTCGTATGATTCGGGGAAGGGGACGGACATGTGGCCAGAGCCCATGACCAGGGGCAGGATCCCGGCGTTGGGCACCACGTTCCAGGACAGAGTCAGGGTGATGTTCTTATTCGCCCTGGTGGAGAGATCATCACACAAAGGCCTTAAACATCAGAGCATTCCTACAGTATTTCCATTCAAAAGActggagaggagtgagagaggtgcCAAAAGCAGACCTATACTGCCCTCTGCAGCATACAAAGGGTGTTACATAAATATTCAACATAATGAAGGCCTAAATGCAAAAAAATATTCATTTCTCTATGTAAAATCAGAttaaattgtatttctcacatacAGTTTACAGCAGATTTAAAAGGTGTAGCGAAATGATTATCGCTGTgccttttatacctgctgtaaactgtctGTGACGAAAACTATTTTATTTCATTAAATAAAATGGCATCAAGACAAATTCCACACCAGTGCTATAACAAAAACATGATTTGTTATCGTTAGGTTACTGGCACCAGAATAAAAGTGAGAGGGTGAACAGAGGATGCTTACCGAAGACCGTTTCCATCATCAAAGAAGAAGTACTTGGACTTCATGTCTCTGAGATTGAGCTTGGTGCTCTCTCCTCTTAGCACAATCTTATCCCACAGAACCACCTGGTTCAGGGCCTGGAAGAAAGCACAACACGTCGCAGTTAAGTATCACTATTTGGCAGCCATTTTACCATGCATTTCACCTTCCTAGGTGGCCTGATCCCAGATCTctatcaaatctaattttatttgtcacgagccgaatacaaccggtttagactttactgtgaaatgcttacttacgagccctttcccaacaacgcagagttaagGAGTAAGACAAATTTGCTAaatataaaaaaaggaaatagtaacacaataaaataacaataacaaggctatatacaaggagtaccggtaccgagttaatgtgcagggatacgaggtagttgaggtaattgaggtaatatgtacatgtaggtaggggtaaaagtgactagccaatcaggatggataataaacagagtagcagcagcgtatgtgaataGTGTGAAAGATTGAAAGTGTGTCTGTGGcgtcaatatgtgtgtgtgttttgtgtgtgagcggatgtagtgtgtgtattggagtgtcagtagTATGTGTTGGTAGAGTCCAGTAAGTGTGCATAGAGccggtgcaagagagtcagtgcaaataaaaatgggtgtcaatgcaaatagtcagggtagtcGTTTGATTAACCGTTCagcagtctcatggcttgggggtagaagctgttcaggagccttttggtcccagacttgatgctccggtaccgcttgccgtgcggtagcagagagaacagtctataacttgggtggctggagtctttgacaatttttagggctttcTTCTGACacctgcctggtatagaggtccttgatggcagagagcttggccccagtgatgtactgggccatacggactaccctctgtagtgccttatggtcggttgccaagcagttgccataccaagcggtgatgcagccagtcaagacgctctcaatggtgtagctgtagaactgaggatctgagggaccatgcaaaatcttttcagtctcctgagaggaaagaggcgttgttgtgctctcttcacaactgtgtaTCCAATTCCTATAGTCATAGTATTTTTTTTTACCATAAGAGTTTACCTGAGTCTAACCCAGGCTACTTCTTAGGATACACTACTTATAAAATGTCACCTTCAACCCATATTGCCTTCAACCCATATTGCCTTCTTGGCTTTCACCAAGTAAATGCGTGCGATCTGTAGAAGCACCAATGTGTCAACAGTGTGTGGCAACCAGCCTACCCAAGCCAAGAGGAGGAACGTGTGATAACGATCATTGATACATCGTAAAGGAAAGAGGTCAGTTCTTACATCGCTCCTGGTGACATAGAAGTATGTctattttgctgcaattctataGGTAGGGTAATCTACCTATAGAATGTCATCCCTTCCGATCATATTGGCTTTCATCAAGTATCATTTGTGTGATCTGTTGTTGTGGAAACTACCCAAGCAAGCCAAGAGGAACGTATGATAATGATAATTGATAGATGAACAGGAAAGAGAACAGGCCTGGGTTGTATTCATTTTGCAAcgaaaatgagagtttctattggataaATTCAGGTAGATGCCTCCCTGTTTGgttccgtttggttcttaaatggtaaacggtttctgttgcaagATGTAATGTATACACCCGTTGTAAGAGACTTACATTGCTCTTGGTGGCATACTCGGCAGACAAGTAGAGGAAGAGCTGCTTGACGTTCCAGTCAAATACGGGCTTTATGTCAGCAGAGAGGTCAAAGGTGATGAACCCCAGGTCACTTCTTTCCCTGGGTCCTGTGAAGTCATCCACGTTTTTCCTGTCAAATGGTAAAGGCAGAGTTAGTTGTGTGCAGTGCATCCTAGAATTAGGCCAAGACATTTCTTTCACCACATGGAACAGTAAGCtgtcaaaatatatgttatttgTCTTGGCTACACCACAGATAGTAGTAGGCTACATTTGCTTTATGGTCTCTGGCTGTACACCTATGGTCTCTAGCTACACCTTGCACAGTATGGCTTGGTATAGCTACTAGCATGACATACCACAGTTTCACGCATCCCCCGCAAGGTCTGAGCAAGGGGAAAAAACAGCTAacttcctacaattctacacattttgccatggggcaaaaAGAAACGTGCAGTTTTCTAGCTAATCTCATGCCATTTTACATATTTTGCCATTAgcctgagagaaaatgttgctgttttaaaggcaatttcctgcaattctacacatacaGCCATGGGGAAGAGataatttttttgcagttttatagctaatctcatgctattctacacattttgccatgaggctgagagaacatgttgcagttttacagctaatttcctgtaattctatttTTTTTGGCCATGGCTTATGACCTGTTCATATGCTAAtagggtgtgtgggggggtgggctACTATAGATGAGTAGCTACAAATTGTAACGTGATATGTTAATGTATATGGATGGTAGCATTCACATACACTATTACAAAGCTAATGCAAAGGTGTGACGATAGCTAAATGTCAAAAGTAAGGTCTGAAACATTCCATCTGCTGGCAGCTCGTTCACAGTTTGACAAAATATACCACGCTGACGTGCTGTTCAACTATTGGATACAATGTTGCAAGCCGCAGCAGCTGGCATCCTGTCTGGCTGGCTACATTGTAGCCAAAGACAAAAACATCTGTTGTTCATTGCGCAGGCAGTTTTCAATTTTCAATTCACAGGTGTCCGATTTATTGGCGTCAATATTGCCATATGGATTCAGTGATCACCTCGAGCTAGCATTAGTTAGCACCATTGCAAAGACTCATACACCGAACTAGTTATGTAGCCAACTGAGACCAATAACTATTTATACGAATGTGTAAATGTGATAGATCACGGAGCGAAAGATACCTAAACCAAAGCAATGCATGTTCAGTgtatttttaataataataactcGTCATCTCTCACAGCATTACTCTCGAGACGTGGATATCCACCGGCACCCTCCGGTCTTTGAACGCCGTCGTGATAAAACAGCCGAACGTCAACGCTGCCATCACACTGAGCGAAAAGGCGAAGAGGGAATTCGCCCTCGACAACACTGTATTCATTTTTAAATGCAGTTATATTACAGTTTTATAAACAAAGATGCGAACGACTTCCAGCCGCAAAAGCAGGAAGTGTAGTTTGAGACAAAGAAATACGGAAGTGGATGTTTTTTCCGTAATCGATGGAAAATGAAAGTGAAACATTGCCCCCATGTGTTATGGAGGTGAACTACAGTTCACACTACCAGTAAGGGCTTGGAATTTCATGACAGTGGACAATTGATTGGATAACATAATTTTGAAGAAAAATTATATGAGTCAAGATAATGCTAAACCTCAAGAGAATAAATACTCAACAAATCTTTTTGAACCTTTCCGAAGCATCACAACTAAATGGAACAAGATTAAGGCCTGGGTTAGCTTTTTGTAACCACAGGTCACAGTGACAAAGCCCCTGGCTATAGCTGGACTGTATTCCCTGCCCTAGGGCTGCTGGCAGAGTCTGAGTGGCCctaggcctgtattcacaaagcgtcttaGAGTCGGAATGCTGATCTATGTTCAGTGTTGCATTtttgatcataatgaataagattacatggagaggaggagcctaagcctagatcagcactcctactctgagacactctATGAATACGGGCCCCAGTTGtcccacaggcaggcaggcagcgctATAATACAGCTGCTCTCTCCAACTTATCCTATCTGGTCTCGACCCAGCTGCTGAGGGGAATTTCTGTGTCATTCTGGGCTGGCATATGACCCAGTACCAGTGTCAACACAACACAGATAGCCAGGCCCCCCATTTACATTTCCAAAACATTAGCAGCCAGCCACCGACAGCCAGGCAAGACATAAGCAAGGCTAGACAAGCAAGGAAGCAATGACTCCAAATGTGGATGGCCAGTCTTTTGGCACAGTACACTACTCCAATGTCTACCTCTCCATATTCGCTCTGTTTTGCGTCAAGCTCTTTGTCAAGATCAGCCTGAATATTCTCACCCACTTCTATGTGGTGAAGGGGAATCGGAAGGAGGCTGCCCGCATTGCAGAAGAGTTTTATGATTTTGGACAAGGGCACAGTAAGTAGCTGTTTCTGTGAAAGGCAACAGACTATTATTCTACAGCAGAGAGTCATACACACACTTTCTACAGTAAAGTGTGTGTATTAGGGTATTCCAGCTTTCTAAAAGCTCTGTGTCTGTAACATGCCAGGCAACTGTATCCAGTCTGCCCAGGAACTACTCAGCCTATCGCTGTGGCCGGTGACATTAGAAACACTTAGATACATTTGTGTATTAGATACACTTTCTTCTTGATGTCTTTCAATGCTCTTTTCTTGCTGAGGTACTGGGGGAAAGCACTGCATTCGAACAACCACACCTGGGATGAGGGAAAGGACCCAGAACCTTTGGCATCATGATGGCATGTTGGAATGGCATGCCAGAAGTCTCTGATTGCTTCTGCCCTTAGCGTATTCCATGCACTGTAATCATCAAGAGATCTGATGAGATGACACATGAAATGCACATTTTTTGAGAGTATGTCAAATTAATATGTTCAAACCATCGGTTTGCAGCTGTACGTATTTGTATAATTGTGCATACCTAGGAGCTGTGGCCTTATTAAAATGCCACACAATTCATAGACAGTTTATCTCATAGCTGAGACTTGGCAGTTGCAGGCTGCAGCCTGTACTCGTACTTCACGTAGGTTACACACCGGCTGTCAGCCAAGAATGTTTTGAGCTGAACAgaagagtgttagagagaggttTGAGGGGCTCTAGCTTTCCATCCCCAAGTACAACTGTTATAAACAGTACATGGCTTTTGAATATTGCAAGCAAAGGATTGTTACACAAGCAACTAGGCATACTCAAAAGAGCAAATACTGTATTCAACTCAAAGGTCAAACTTTAATATTTCAAACCATGCCGAATTAATCATTTATAAACAGAAAGGTTTCTAACCCTGAGGCCAGCGGGGATAAAGGCTGTTCTGGTCTAAGCCATTACTTAACCTCTGATAAAAATAGCAGGGTGCCACTGCCACAGCCACCACATTCTCTTCCTCCCCTCAGTCGACTCTCCCCTCAGTCGACTCTCCCCTCAGTCGACTCTCCCCTCAGTCGACTCTCCCCTCAGTCGACTCTCCCCTCAGTCGACTCTCCTCTCTTCGCCCTATCACAATATCTCCTTACATTCACACTCATCTCCtgttcctcccccctccttctctctctctctctctctctctctctctctctctctctctctctctctctctctctctctctctctctctctctctctctctctctctctctctcaattcaattcaattcaattcaattcaatttaagggctttattggcatggaaaacgtatgttaacattgccaaagcaagtgaagtagatagtaaacaaaagtgaaataaacaataaatattaacagtaaacattacactcagaagttccaaaagaataaagacatttcaaatgtaatattatgtatatatacagtgttgtaacaatgtgcaaaaagttctctctttctctctctctctccctacctccctctctgcctgttgTTGTTATCGTTGTGCTCGGCCTTGGCTGTGAAACAACAAGCCGtgcagccaatcagagagcaggaTTTAGACTGGATCATGGTGCACAGTGCTGCAGGGACAGATAGCCGATGTAAACATGCCTGAAGTTCCATCTGCAGAGAGCTCGAGCGAGCAGCAGCCAGAAAACACGCCGAGGAAAAGAACGTTAGAGTACACAGACGATTACACGGCAAAAAAGAAACCTCGCTGCTGGGGTATTTTAACTAGCCAAGGTCAGTAGCGGTTTACGCACACACAATTGTGTATTTGCGCACTGGGTGAGTGCGTCTCGGACTGGCACTGCAATGTTGTTATAGCATTGCACAGTGCTGTTCGTGTCAAGCTTATTTGAGGTAGACAGAGGGGTTGAAATTGAAATGTTTCGGGGAAAAGGCACCTGTTCTGGAACATTCTCATAGGATTCAGCCTATTTGGGACTGTGCTATAGCATGCGAAATGAAGCTCTATGATATAAGAATATCATGACATAACCAAACAAACGCCTTGGACACATCTGGTCAAATGGGTCCCTAGAGCAGTCCAGTGTTTATCCTATTGATGTGAATACAGATCCGTATATCTTACATCATaacacaattgtatttatttatttaacacctatttataattaattaataattattattactattattagtagtagtagtattactactactactaggcctgtgtgtagttgtagtagaagtagtaggcCTTGGGATATGTGTCTATTGCAGTTTAATAATGACTGGCCTACAACAGCTGAAGCTACCATGTGCTCTCATGACTCTTTCACACAAGACAATAACAGTTAGACCTTTTAACTGTACTAAGCAGCAGCTTCAGACAATTAAACCTGATTATATCATATATTACAGCCCTTTCTGCTTCCTTGTGTTCTTGCTTAGTGTGGCAAAGGGGAGCCTTAAGCAAAAGCAAAGTCACATGTTCAGGGCACCATTGCAATATTCATGAGAGCCACCATTTTACCCTGCTTAGAATAGAGACACCCTGTGCTGTCCGAATGAGAATAATGTACAAGGCTTCAGTCGCACCAGGCAACCAGCTATAGAGGATCACCGCTGTGGGAAAGGTTGGCTGGTTTCCTGGAGAAAGGATagaaaatagagagaggggggattccAGGTCTCTGTTGCTGCTGTGACTGGAATTAGCTACTTACTGTAGCTCTAACATGTGCTTCCTAAGAATAGCTTCCAAACTCTATTTATCTCTGCACCAGTGGTTGTCCTCATTGGCACCTGTTGTTATGTTATGTATCCCTTGATAGAGGAATCTCTGTTATTGTCctttcacccccccaaaaaagataTATAACAATTAATGTCATTTTTGGTCTATATATTAAAAAGGAATTCAGAatttgcaacaacaacaaaataatatacagtatattagttgtcCTATTTATCAGAAAAGATAGTAGCAACAACAGGCCATGTCAGTGTACTACGTGAGCTTGTCAGGTGATACAAATGCCCTTCCAAAGATGGCCGCCACAGTCACAGCTCTGCCTGTGTGAATCCATGCTGTGACAACAAGAACCTtcagtacagtaacagtacagtaggtgACAGGCGCCCTCTTGTCCCACAGGCAGCAATGTCATATACGTATCAATGGCTAGATGTGCCGTGGGGAGACGGAGACATGGGTATGTAGTATTGAATATTGCACTGCATTGCTGTGTTATGTTGTGTGGAAGTATGGCTGACATTTTATTATACTCAAGGCTTCCTCATAAAAGAGGATTTACAGGATTTCACCTGAATAAAGgattcataaaataaaataaacacctATATGTTGTTCTCTGACGTGGATGGTAGTGTAGTTGGGTGTGTAGGGAGAGACTGAGCTCTGCTCTGCCAGTTGTACAAGGCTATGCCTGCCAGATGGCCTGCTTGGTTGAGCTACAGCTATATATAGCTCCATCCACACTGTGAGAGAGTGAAAACCTATCCGGCGCTCTGTTTTATGCTCTGTGATATAAGTGACAGCTGTGACAACAGGGTTTCTATTTTCTGAACATGGATAGTGGACTGCTACTACTGGCCTTTGGGAAGTAATTCTAAATGAGGATTACGGTAATGATTGAATAATAAGGATGAATGCTGTCAATGTATCAGACATTAATGGGAATGTGCTGGaaatatactaccagtcaaaagttttagaacacctactcattcaatggtttttcttcatttttactattttctacattgtagaataatagtgaagacatcaaaactatgaaataacacatatggaatcatgtagtaacccaaaaagtgttaaacaaatcaaaatatattttacatttgagattcttcaa contains:
- the spcs3 gene encoding signal peptidase complex subunit 3 produces the protein MNTVLSRANSLFAFSLSVMAALTFGCFITTAFKDRRVPVDIHVSRVMLKNVDDFTGPRERSDLGFITFDLSADIKPVFDWNVKQLFLYLSAEYATKSNALNQVVLWDKIVLRGESTKLNLRDMKSKYFFFDDGNGLRANKNITLTLSWNVVPNAGILPLVMGSGHMSVPFPESYETTKSY